A DNA window from Brassica napus cultivar Da-Ae chromosome C1, Da-Ae, whole genome shotgun sequence contains the following coding sequences:
- the LOC106373224 gene encoding protein ARABIDOPSIS THALIANA ANTHER 7-like, translated as MMHRTLLLMALITSAVSRNDEELCRDMFESFIEGMSIQPSPQYCRGVSHLNNVLKLTSPVALQGLEKKKEKGRVGKPCECMELEVTWKIRCVRCDQDPSPNVTKYESHVNVL; from the exons ATGATGCATCGTACTTTATTGCTCATGGCCTTAATCACGTCAGCGGTTTCAAGGAATGACGAAGAGCTGTGTAGGGACATGTTCGAAAGCTTCATTGAGGGAATGTCTATCCAACCTTCTCCACAGTACTGTAGGGGAGTGAGCCACTTGAATAACGTCCTCAAGCTCACGTCTCCAGTTGCT TTGCAGGgactggagaagaagaaggagaagggacGGGTAGGTAAACCGTGTGAATGCATGGAGTTAGAGGTAACTTGGAAAATAAGATGTGTAAGATGCGACCAAGATCCAAGCCCGAATGTAACCAAATATGAATCACATGTGAATGTCTTATAG
- the LOC106373223 gene encoding pollen-specific leucine-rich repeat extensin-like protein 3, with protein sequence MALSITFHALTSLLLFHVSFVSTATHTPHHHASHSSNHLQKAYRALQAWKKVIYSDPKNLTGDWVGPSVCSYTGIFCAPSPSDPNTLVVAGIDLNHGDIAGFLPEPIGLLSDLALIHLNSNRFCGILPRSLSQLSLLYELDLSNNRFVGPFPDVVLSLPSLKYLDLRYNEFEGPLPPKLFSNPLDAIFVNNNRLTSLIPRDFTGTTASVVVFANNDFSGCLPPTIAHFADTLEELLLINSSLSGCLPPEVGYLYKLRVLDMSYNSLVGPVPYSLAGLGHLELLNLDHNMFTGAVPLGVCVLPSLQNLTVSDNYFSEEEGICRNLTSRGIVFDDSNNCLPDKPHQRSHKVCEDVLDHPVDCYDHECSAVAPQASPFAAGPSLAPAPAPTYT encoded by the coding sequence ATGGCTCTTTCTATTACATTCCATGCCCTTACCTCACTTCTTCTCTTTCATGTCTCTTTCGTATCAACCGCAACGCACACCCCTCACCACCACGCAAGTCACTCCTCAAACCATCTTCAGAAAGCGTATCGTGCACTTCAAGCATGGAAGAAGGTCATATATTCGGATCCAAAGAACTTGACAGGAGACTGGGTCGGTCCTTCAGTCTGCAGCTACACTGGCATCTTCTGTGCCCCATCCCCTTCCGACCCAAACACTCTAGTTGTCGCTGGAATCGATCTCAACCACGGAGACATCGCTGGTTTCCTCCCCGAACCCATTGGCCTTCTCTCTGACCTCGCTCTCATCCATCTCAACAGCAACCGTTTCTGCGGCATCCTTCCTCGTTCATTGTCCCAACTATCATTACTCTATGAGCTAGACCTCAGCAACAACCGCTTCGTAGGCCCTTTTCCAGATGTTGTcctctctctcccttctctaAAGTACCTCGACCTTCGTTACAACGAGTTCGAAGGTCCTTTGCCTCCGAAACTCTTCAGCAACCCTCTCGACGCCATTTTCGTGAACAACAACAGGTTAACAAGCCTCATACCCAGAGACTTCACTGGAACAACCGCCTCTGTTGTCGTCTTTGCCAACAATGATTTCAGCGGTTGTCTGCCTCCAACCATAGCTCACTTTGCAGATACTTTAGAAGAGCTTCTCCTAATCAACTCAAGCTTGTCCGGGTGTCTACCTCCAGAAGTTGGGTATCTCTACAAGCTAAGAGTCCTTGACATGAGCTACAACAGTTTAGTTGGTCCTGTGCCTTACAGTCTCGCTGGGCTTGGCCATCTTGAGCTGCTGAATCTGGACCATAACATGTTCACTGGCGCTGTCCCTCTTGGAGTCTGCGTTCTGCCTAGCCTGCAGAACCTTACCGTCTCTGATAACTATTTCTCTGAAGAAGAAGGCATCTGCAGGAACCTTACTTCCAGAGGAATAGTCTTTGACGATAGCAATAACTGTCTGCCTGACAAACCCCACCAACGGAGCCACAAAGTCTGTGAAGATGTACTTGACCACCCTGTAGACTGCTATGACCATGAATGCTCAGCCGTGGCTCCTCAGGCGTCTCCGTTTGCTGCAGGACCTTCCCTTGCTCCTGCTCCTGCTCCAACCTACACATAG
- the LOC106376174 gene encoding early nodulin-like protein 2, giving the protein MGLIKRFDAYLMTVMLVSLGFAIGFSNGYKFYVGGRDGWVLTPSEDYSHWSYRSRFQVNDTLYFKYPKGKDSVLEVSEEEFNTCNTTHPITSLTDGDSLYVLSRSGPFFFVSGNSENCLKGQKLPVKVMSTAHHSHSPRQPSPSPSPSSTLSPSHQALSSPAPSPRVVLSESEALAPAPGPAKAHNSAGLVSPRGVSLGLVLVVIISFMV; this is encoded by the exons ATGGGTTTGATCAAAAGGTTTGATGCTTATTTGATGACTGTGATGTTAGTGAGTTTGGGGTTTGCAATTGGGTTTTCAAATGGGTACAAGTTCTATGTTGGTGGGAGAGATGGTTGGGTCCTTACTCCATCCGAGGACTATTCTCATTGGTCTTATCGAAGCCGGTTTCAGGTCAATGACACTCTTt ATTTTAAGTACCCTAAGGGGAAAGATTCAGTGTTGGAGGTGAGTGAAGAAGAATTCAACACATGCAACACTACTCACCCAATAACCTCCCTCACGGACGGAGACTCTCTCTATGTTCTTAGCCGCTCAGGTCCGTTCTTTTTTGTCAGCGGCAACTCAGAAAATTGTCTCAAAGGTCAGAAGCTACCCGTCAAGGTCATGTCCACCGCCCACCACAGCCACAGTCCTCGTCAGCCATCTCCATCGCCCTCACCGTCATCGACTCTGTCTCCAAGCCATCAGGCTTTGTCATCTCCTGCGCCTTCTCCGAGAGTGGTTCTTTCTGAATCTGAAGCTCTTGCTCCGGCTCCAGGACCAGCGAAAGCTCACAATTCGGCCGGTTTGGTGAGTCCTAGGGGGGTCTCTCTAGGATTGGTTCTCGTGGTTATTATAAGTTTCATGGTTTAG